A single window of Pseudoduganella plicata DNA harbors:
- a CDS encoding MaoC family dehydratase: protein MTAPRLLDTPEALQGAVGQEVAVSRWFDIDQRRIAAFADVTDDHQWIHLDAERARTESPYGGTVAHGFLTLSLLPAMLASCVSLGEARLTVNYGVNKVRFPAAVPSGSRLRGRFGIAAVEPLADCVQVVWHVTMESEDNEGRGKPVCVAEFVMRRY from the coding sequence ATGACGGCGCCGCGCCTGCTGGACACGCCCGAGGCCCTGCAAGGGGCCGTGGGCCAGGAGGTGGCGGTATCGCGCTGGTTCGACATCGACCAGCGTCGCATCGCAGCGTTTGCCGACGTCACGGACGATCATCAATGGATCCATCTCGACGCCGAGCGGGCAAGAACGGAGTCGCCCTACGGCGGCACGGTAGCGCACGGCTTCCTCACCCTGTCGCTGCTGCCGGCAATGCTGGCCAGCTGCGTGTCGCTGGGGGAAGCGCGGCTGACGGTCAACTATGGCGTCAACAAGGTGCGCTTCCCGGCCGCCGTGCCGTCGGGAAGCCGCCTCCGCGGCCGCTTCGGCATCGCCGCCGTCGAGCCGCTGGCCGATTGCGTGCAGGTCGTGTGGCACGTGACGATGGAGAGCGAAGATAACGAAGGGCGCGGCAAGCCCGTCTGCGTGGCAGAGTTCGTGATGCGGCGCTACTGA
- a CDS encoding CbtB domain-containing protein, protein MSAPNVPTSHIGTAPRTLKDTLLPALAAAGLGIVLLFGAGFAPMEALHNAAHDSRHSAGFPCH, encoded by the coding sequence ATGTCCGCACCAAACGTCCCTACGTCCCATATCGGCACCGCGCCGCGTACGCTCAAGGATACGCTGCTGCCCGCGCTCGCGGCCGCCGGCCTAGGCATCGTGCTGTTGTTCGGCGCCGGCTTTGCGCCGATGGAAGCACTGCACAACGCGGCGCACGACAGCCGCCACTCGGCGGGCTTCCCGTGCCACTGA
- a CDS encoding acyl-CoA dehydrogenase family protein has translation MDFAYKEEQQQFADALRRWIERDYSFETRRRIVHSDAGTSPDAWATLVDLGMTALPVPEAQGGFDGTAVDMLVVMQELGRGLVVEPYFATVLGARFLRLAGGQEDMLARVATGELKLACALTEHDSRHDLAAIGAVGTGGADNAAVSGVKTVVLHGGQADAFIVSARAGEGMGNGVALYVVDADTSGVVVRDYRTIDGLRAATVTFDHAPATPLGAPGQGWAILEAATDYGAALLCAEAIGVMDALFAATLDYLKTRQQFGAPIGKFQALQHRMADMFIHLEQARSMAMLAAAKVDSGDAEERRRVVSAAKARVGQAAKFVGQQAVQLHGGMGVTDELPAAHLFKRLTTIGLTLGDVDHHLERFIAQPGFAEAA, from the coding sequence ATGGACTTTGCATACAAGGAAGAGCAGCAGCAGTTCGCGGACGCGCTGCGCCGCTGGATCGAGCGCGACTACAGTTTCGAGACGCGCCGCCGCATCGTGCACTCCGATGCGGGCACGTCGCCCGATGCATGGGCGACGCTCGTCGACCTGGGCATGACGGCCCTGCCGGTGCCGGAAGCGCAGGGCGGCTTTGACGGCACGGCCGTCGACATGCTGGTCGTGATGCAGGAGCTGGGCCGCGGCCTCGTGGTGGAACCTTACTTCGCCACCGTGCTCGGTGCGCGTTTCCTGCGCCTCGCCGGCGGCCAGGAGGACATGCTGGCGCGGGTGGCGACGGGCGAACTGAAACTGGCATGCGCTCTGACGGAACACGATTCGCGCCATGATCTGGCGGCCATCGGGGCCGTCGGCACGGGCGGCGCGGACAACGCGGCTGTCAGCGGTGTCAAGACGGTCGTGCTGCATGGCGGGCAGGCCGATGCTTTCATCGTCTCGGCCCGCGCGGGCGAGGGCATGGGTAACGGCGTTGCCCTGTACGTCGTCGATGCCGATACGTCCGGTGTCGTCGTGCGCGACTACCGCACCATCGACGGCCTGCGGGCGGCCACCGTCACGTTCGATCACGCGCCCGCCACGCCGCTGGGCGCGCCGGGGCAGGGCTGGGCGATCCTGGAGGCGGCGACCGACTATGGCGCCGCGCTGCTGTGCGCCGAGGCCATCGGCGTGATGGACGCGCTGTTTGCGGCCACGCTGGACTACCTGAAGACGCGCCAGCAGTTCGGCGCGCCGATCGGCAAGTTCCAGGCGCTGCAGCATCGCATGGCCGACATGTTCATCCACCTGGAGCAGGCCCGTTCGATGGCGATGCTGGCGGCCGCGAAGGTGGACTCAGGCGATGCCGAGGAGCGCCGCCGCGTCGTTTCCGCCGCCAAGGCGCGTGTCGGCCAGGCGGCGAAGTTCGTCGGCCAGCAGGCCGTGCAACTGCACGGCGGCATGGGCGTGACGGACGAGCTGCCGGCCGCCCACCTGTTCAAGCGCCTGACCACCATCGGCCTGACGCTGGGCGACGTGGACCACCACCTCGAGCGCTTTATCGCCCAGCCGGGCTTTGCCGAGGCAGCATGA
- the bluB gene encoding 5,6-dimethylbenzimidazole synthase encodes MHNPNAYPPDQIEAVYRAIRERRDVRHFVPGPIGQDQLARFIAAAHNGPSVGLMQPWRFLRITDPALRRAIHAEVDAERLRTAAALGERSGEFMRLKVEGILTCGEVLVVGLIDRREDYVFGRRTMPEMDLASAACAIQNFWLAARAEGIGVGWVSLFEPERLRELCAMPPGSQPIAVLCVGHVAEFYPAPMLEMEGWDARHALADIVFENRWGG; translated from the coding sequence ATGCACAATCCAAACGCCTATCCACCCGACCAGATCGAAGCCGTCTATCGCGCCATCCGCGAGCGCCGCGACGTGCGCCACTTCGTGCCCGGTCCGATCGGGCAGGACCAGCTGGCCCGTTTCATCGCCGCAGCCCACAATGGTCCTTCGGTGGGCCTGATGCAGCCGTGGCGCTTCCTGCGCATCACCGATCCCGCGCTGCGCCGCGCGATCCACGCCGAGGTGGATGCGGAGCGCCTGCGCACGGCCGCCGCGCTGGGCGAGCGTTCCGGTGAATTCATGCGCCTGAAGGTGGAAGGCATCCTGACCTGCGGCGAAGTGCTCGTCGTCGGTCTGATCGACCGGCGCGAGGACTATGTCTTTGGCCGGCGCACGATGCCGGAAATGGACCTGGCGTCGGCCGCGTGCGCGATCCAGAACTTCTGGCTGGCAGCGCGGGCGGAAGGCATCGGCGTGGGCTGGGTGTCGCTGTTCGAGCCGGAGCGGCTGCGCGAGCTGTGCGCGATGCCCCCGGGAAGCCAGCCGATCGCCGTGCTGTGCGTCGGCCATGTGGCCGAGTTCTATCCGGCGCCGATGCTGGAGATGGAGGGGTGGGATGCGCGGCACGCGCTGGCCGACATCGTGTTCGAGAACCGGTGGGGCGGGTAG
- a CDS encoding CbtA family protein — MPLSPALPTRRPGIFSRIVATGAAAGIVAGLLLTGVQHLQVTEIIRTAETYEVAAEAKPVAAHTHTHTHEQAHEHEHAHEDAHKDGHKDGHKHGGWQPEPGFERTAFTALADVSMAVGYALLLSAVLTLRGKDSNWRQGLLWGAAGYAVFFIAPSLGLPPELPGTQAAPVVARQAWWLCAAGGMAAALALLVWGRHWSLKVLAVVLLAVPHLVGAPQPAVHGGVAPPELARAFIVASALANAAFWLALGALTGHFHHRFNGAR, encoded by the coding sequence GTGCCACTGAGCCCTGCGCTGCCAACGCGGCGCCCCGGCATCTTCAGCCGCATCGTCGCCACAGGGGCCGCCGCCGGCATCGTGGCCGGGCTGCTGCTGACGGGCGTGCAGCATCTGCAGGTGACGGAAATCATCCGCACCGCGGAGACGTACGAGGTCGCGGCCGAAGCGAAGCCCGTCGCCGCGCACACGCACACGCACACGCACGAGCAGGCGCACGAGCACGAGCACGCGCACGAAGATGCGCACAAAGATGGGCACAAAGATGGGCACAAGCACGGCGGCTGGCAGCCGGAGCCCGGCTTCGAGCGTACCGCGTTCACGGCGCTGGCCGATGTCAGCATGGCGGTCGGCTACGCGCTGCTCCTGTCGGCCGTGCTGACCTTGCGCGGCAAGGACAGCAACTGGCGCCAGGGGCTGCTCTGGGGTGCGGCCGGCTACGCCGTCTTCTTTATCGCACCATCGCTGGGGCTGCCGCCGGAACTGCCCGGCACGCAGGCGGCGCCCGTGGTGGCGCGGCAGGCGTGGTGGCTGTGCGCCGCCGGTGGCATGGCTGCGGCGCTGGCGCTGCTGGTGTGGGGCCGTCACTGGTCGCTGAAGGTGCTTGCCGTCGTGCTGCTGGCCGTGCCGCACCTGGTCGGTGCGCCGCAACCCGCCGTCCATGGCGGTGTCGCGCCGCCCGAGCTGGCGCGCGCATTTATCGTCGCCTCCGCGCTGGCCAATGCAGCCTTCTGGCTGGCGCTGGGCGCGTTGACGGGTCACTTCCACCATCGCTTCAACGGCGCTCGCTGA